The segment AATTGTTGCACATTGATGACTCCTATTTAAGGCATCTTTAATATGAAAATCAATTTTCGGCCCATAAAACGCACCGTCTCCTGCATTTACAGAATAGTTAATGTTCATATTATCCAATACTTGCTGCAGTGCTAACTCAGAAGCTTCCCAAAGACTATCGTCCCCTAATGAATCCTCTGGTCTTGTTGAAAGCTCCACCTTATAATCAAAACCGAATGTGCTGTATACTTGATCAATCTGTGCAAACACATTTACTATCTCCTCCTGAATTTGATCCTCCCGAACAAATAGATGGGCATCATCCTGACAGAATGTGCGGACCCTAAGCATCCCATTTAAGGCACCGCTGTATTCATGTCGATGGACTTGACCGAACTCTGCAAGGCGGATCGGCAAATCTCTGTATGAATAGAGATTATTTTTGAATATCAGCATATGGCCAGGACAGTTCATTGGCTTTAATGCGAATGATTGCTCATCAACATGGGAGAAATACATATTATCCTTATAATGATCCCAGTGACCGGATTGTTCCCACAGTCTTTGATTCATCATGAAAGGTGTACGTACCTCCTCATAATCTGATCGCTCTTGTAACTCGCGCGAAAACTTTTCCAGTTCATTCCGAATCATCTGCCCTTTTGGCAAATAAAACGGCATGCCAGGAGCTTCCTCTGAAAACATAAATAAGCCTAACTGCTTTCCAAGCTTGCGATGATCTCTTTTAGCTGCTTCCTCTAAAAAATGTAAATAATCTGCTAAAGCCTGTTTAGTAGGGAAAGCTGTTCCATATATACGCTGTAGTGATTCATTTTCGCTGTCTCCCTTCCAATAAGCCCCTGAAACATTTGTTAAAGCAAATGCCTTCAACATGCCTGTTCTCGGAAGATGGGGGCCGCGGCAAAGATCGATAAATTCACCTTGCTCATAAATAGATATCTCCTCATCCTTAATTGCCTGCAGCAGGTCAAGCTTATAAGGCTCCTCTCTTTCCTTCCAAATCCTTTCACCTTCTGCAAAAGACACCTCTATACGGTTAATAGGCAAATCCTCCTTGATGATATTTACCATTTCTTTTTCAATCATCGGTAAATCAGAAATAGATATAGATTTTTCACTTTTCACATCATAATAGAAACCATTTTCAATCACTGGACCTATCGCTAATTGGATGTTAGGATACAGCCTTTTTAGTGCTTGTGCCATAATATGTGCTGCAGTATGGCGCAAAACAGTCAGCCCAGCCTGCGAATCAATTGTGACGACTGAAAGCTGTGCATCCTCCTCTAAGCAAGTGTCTAAATCAGTCAGTTTGCCATTAATAATGGCAGCTACTCCCTTTTTACGCAGGCTTGCACTTATATCACCAGCAATAAACTCTGCAGTACAGCCCTTTTGATATTCCTTGCTCTTCCCATCTGGTAATGCTACGTTAATAGATTTTTCCTGATTCATTAACAATCAACTCCTAAAAAAATATATAAAAAAGCACACTCATCCCTATATAAGGGACGAGTGTGCTTATTACCCGTGGTTCCACCCAACTTCCCGCAATGTTTCCTGCGGCTTTGGAGCTTTAACGCAGCTAACGATGCCTTTTCTAAGGCATTGCTCCAAGGTGGTAAATCATTTTCCTAAAGCCGGGAAGATTTCAGCTTCACTTCCCTCTCTGCAGACTGTAAAAATAATTCATGTCCTTGTCATTGCATGTATATATAAATAAAAAAGCACACTCATCCCTATATAAGGGACGAGTGTGCTTATTACCCGTGGTTCCACCCAACTTCCCGCAATGTTTCACGCGGCTTTGGAGCTTTAACGCAGCTAACGATACCTTTTCTAAGGCATTGCTCCAAGGTGGTAAATCATTTTCCTAAAGCCAGGAAGATTTCAGCTCCACTTCCCTCTCTGCAGACCGTAAAAATAATTCATGTCCTTGTCATCGCATGTATATATAAATAAAAAAGCACACTCATCCCTATATAAGGGACGAGTGTGCTTATACCCGTGGTTCCACCCAACTTCCCGCAAAGTTTCATGCGGCTTTGGAGCTTTAACGCAGCTAACGATACCTTTTCTAAGGCATTGCTCCAAGGTGGTAAATCATTTTCCTAAAGCCGGGAAGATTTCAGCTTCACTTCCCTCTCTGCAGACTGTAAAAATAATTCATGTCCTTGTCATCGCTTTTTATTATCCATTATATTACAACGGTTCATTAAACTTTGCAATAGTATTTTTATTTTTACCGAAAAAATCGTTTTTATGATATAACAGCTATTTCCATACTCTTCACATAAACAGCAGTACCAGCAATTTCAATATCAAGACTTCTTTCGCTGTCTGATACCTTAACGAGAACCTTACCAGCACGGTCGATTTCCAAGCCTTGCTCTATCACAAGATCAAAGGGTCTTTCTGCTTCTTTTTTTATAAATTCAGCATAATATGCCCCCATTACACCAGCTGCAGTTCCTGTTACTGGATCCTCCACCGTGCCGGAAAATGGAGACGAAAAGTGGCGAGCATGCATATCTGCATGTTCTAGCTCTGTTTCTAAACAAAACGGATGTAAGGAGGCCTTTGGAATTTCCTTAAAAATCTTAGGAAACAACTGATTTTGCGGCTTCATCCTTTTAAATACTGCAAGGCTTTTAATTGGTAGCAGCAATGTCCATATTCCTGTACTGCCATACATGACTGGCAGTACATCTGAAATATCATCTTCTGCCAAACCTATTGCAGATGCCAAGTCCGCTTTAGAACTTCCGAATTCGATAAACTTCGGTGTAGGCTGTTTCATTGTTATGTACAGACGACCGTTGTCGCTGATTTGCAGCATGATTGGTAAAACTCCAGCTTTTGTTTCAATTGTTATATATTCCTTTTGAGGAAGCAGATCATGCTCATGTAATCCATATAAACAGGCAATTGTTCCATGTCCGCATAAGTCCATTTCATGGCCTGGTGTAAAATAACGAATTCTTAAATCTGCTTTATCAGATTTAGTGATAAAGCCTGTTTCGTTAAAGCCAACCTTAGAAGCAATTTCCTGCATCTCTGCTTCACTTAAAAGCTCACCATCCACCACTACACCAGCTGGGTTCCCTTTATCAGGTTTTGTGCTAAAAGCATCATAATGATATACCTTAACTGATTTCAATACGGGTTCGTCTCCTTGTTAACAGAATTAGTTATTCGGCAAGCACCTTAACTGCTTCATACCTGAATCCAACATATTGATAATTTTGCCTTTTGTACATTTCCTTCGGTGTGTCTTCACCGTCTGCAACTAGAATAACTGTTTTGTCAGGGAAGGATTCCATGACAAACTGCTGCAGATGTGCAGCTACTTTTTTTCGTTGGAATTCTGACAACACAAATAAACCATCAATCTCCACTGTTTGGTCCTGTATGATTATCTCCAGCCCGCCGGCCGGAATGCCACCATAATAAGCCAGAACTTGCCAAAATTTCGAATTCTCAAAATGGAGCTTATTATTTTCTCGTTTACGTGCAGCAAACTCACTGCCATAGATAATATCCTGCTGATAGCTCAATGTTAAAAAATCCTCAAGCTCGCTCTCGCTAACATGAACTACCTCTATTTCCTGTTGCTTTTTGACTATTGGAAAATTTAGCGGGTTTATCGTATACAATTCAGTAAATCCAATATCATAGCCTTCGCCGATCAGTTTGGCTAACACTTCTTTCTCTATCTTTTCATTCGGAGGAAAAGTAAATTTCAAATGTTTTTGATTTCTTTCCAAATGGTAGTCACGCAAATATTTTTCTGTTTTGCTGAACTCCTGCACATTTGGCATGCGCTTAAAAGCGATTAAATTA is part of the Niallia taxi genome and harbors:
- the thrS gene encoding threonine--tRNA ligase, with amino-acid sequence MNQEKSINVALPDGKSKEYQKGCTAEFIAGDISASLRKKGVAAIINGKLTDLDTCLEEDAQLSVVTIDSQAGLTVLRHTAAHIMAQALKRLYPNIQLAIGPVIENGFYYDVKSEKSISISDLPMIEKEMVNIIKEDLPINRIEVSFAEGERIWKEREEPYKLDLLQAIKDEEISIYEQGEFIDLCRGPHLPRTGMLKAFALTNVSGAYWKGDSENESLQRIYGTAFPTKQALADYLHFLEEAAKRDHRKLGKQLGLFMFSEEAPGMPFYLPKGQMIRNELEKFSRELQERSDYEEVRTPFMMNQRLWEQSGHWDHYKDNMYFSHVDEQSFALKPMNCPGHMLIFKNNLYSYRDLPIRLAEFGQVHRHEYSGALNGMLRVRTFCQDDAHLFVREDQIQEEIVNVFAQIDQVYSTFGFDYKVELSTRPEDSLGDDSLWEASELALQQVLDNMNINYSVNAGDGAFYGPKIDFHIKDALNRSHQCATIQLDFQMPEKFDLSYINEQNEKVRPVVIHRAVMGSLDRFFAILIEHFGGAFPVWLAPVQVEIIPVSHVHMDYCREVQSALKEAGIRVEVDKREEKLGYKIREAQLQKIPYIIVLGDKELNESTVNVRRFGKSESKELSVKEFLEFIGKKVENRSLT
- a CDS encoding PhzF family phenazine biosynthesis protein, giving the protein MKSVKVYHYDAFSTKPDKGNPAGVVVDGELLSEAEMQEIASKVGFNETGFITKSDKADLRIRYFTPGHEMDLCGHGTIACLYGLHEHDLLPQKEYITIETKAGVLPIMLQISDNGRLYITMKQPTPKFIEFGSSKADLASAIGLAEDDISDVLPVMYGSTGIWTLLLPIKSLAVFKRMKPQNQLFPKIFKEIPKASLHPFCLETELEHADMHARHFSSPFSGTVEDPVTGTAAGVMGAYYAEFIKKEAERPFDLVIEQGLEIDRAGKVLVKVSDSERSLDIEIAGTAVYVKSMEIAVIS
- a CDS encoding GNAT family N-acetyltransferase, with translation MKEVSYMDIHNEGITAFESDMFVHLHDSKILIRYDSNLIAFKRMPNVQEFSKTEKYLRDYHLERNQKHLKFTFPPNEKIEKEVLAKLIGEGYDIGFTELYTINPLNFPIVKKQQEIEVVHVSESELEDFLTLSYQQDIIYGSEFAARKRENNKLHFENSKFWQVLAYYGGIPAGGLEIIIQDQTVEIDGLFVLSEFQRKKVAAHLQQFVMESFPDKTVILVADGEDTPKEMYKRQNYQYVGFRYEAVKVLAE